Part of the Ciona intestinalis unplaced genomic scaffold, KH HT000070.2, whole genome shotgun sequence genome is shown below.
CCTCGATACTCtaaaatcgttgttaattgttaaaaagagtaagaaaatatgggatataggCGCTACAATCTTACcagcattatatatatatatatatatatgtatcgGACTCTCTGTCGAACAAAGGTAAAACTGAGGTCGAAAAGCCGATAGATTAGTTATATAGCCAAGCCAGCTCCCATCGGAGTATGCACTTTATACCCAGGTGACGTATTAATACAGAAAATCCGATTTAATCCAAACATACTTTAGTCTAATGGCCCACCGTCAGCAGAAAAATTGAATTTTCTCTCTCGCTAAGTAATTCGTTTAGCAGTGATTCGCATGGTGATCTATGCGAAATATAACGATACAGGTGTCAAAAGTCACTTTAGGTGAATGAAAATCAGGTCAACTTATTGCATTGAATCTTTTTAGGCTTGGAATAATGCAATATGAGTCCAGAATTTAACTTAGTTAGCGCTATGGACCTATGGTACAGTACTTTGGGTAATATATACACACCGTTAGCgcataatgtcccatatttcccaatcgtgGTTTTAAGaactaacaacgctctttttaaagttgtgaCGAAACGggtatatagttctgtaaatattctctatttactaccaaatgagacgataaaagagaataaaataatagcattttaccccagcctactatatatgcagtTAAGGTATGTATAAACAAGTCGACAGACACAGaccaacttttatttaacagtatATGAGCTAATTTAGACATCAGGAAGATTTAGGTAGGCAGAAataggttagggtaagatgtAATATCTTTGCATTCTCTTTTACCGTtctgtttggtagtaaacaaagaatatttacagagttatataaccgtatcatATAACGACTCCTATATAACCGTACCATAAAAACGACTCCttaagagcgttgttaaaattttaaaacacgattaggaaatatgggataatatgtgctaaaggtatccatcttacGCCACAGTGATTATATATAGTCTTTTAAAGTCAAGCCAACTAAGTCCTGTTAATAATATAGCAATAAGATTATGTTTttgaatataatgtttatCGACGCTTTGTAGTGAGACCAgctatttcaataaaatgattttcaaAATCGATTACTATgacaaaaaatcaattaaatttaaatacgttGCCCGTATAGTGGACAAGGTCCAAGCCAAAGTTCAAAAATTGTCAGAATAAAAATCGTTGGCTTGATTGCGTCGGTTATATAATTCGTTTAGCTTAATTTCTGAATGGTTTtcgttacgagaatcgtccGACTTTTATGCGCATCACTATAGATCAGGGCCAGATTTTACAGGACTTTTTGgagtcatttttaaaaaatgacgtcGTTTCATAGCAGGTtaactttaaagttttatttctgtaGTTTAAGCTTTTTGACAATGTaatactatggggtaagatgggataccgttagcacataatatcccatatttacCGATCGATTTTTGaactattaacaacgtttATTCAGAAAGGCTacggttaaatatttatgtaaacatCTTCGTATATTACCACCAAattagaaaagaaaatagaataatcatgtcccatcttacccaccctactatatgctaaTTTTGCAGGTCAGTAGGTAAACATGCGGGCCATACTTCGTTTGATTCCCCGGCCTTACCGAACGGGTCTTACAAGGGTTATAATAGCTTTAGTAATATGTGGCGTTTTATACGCAATGTTGTCCACAAAGCCATCAACAGTAGGCAAAGGAAAATCCGACGAACACCGATTCATGttcgattatgacgtcaagGATGACGTATACTACGAACCCGCGGAGAACCTAAATCAAGCGGTTCCACCAGCACAGCATAGGGGAGCAGAATTTGAACAGCCGGGCGGCAATTTCACTAAAGATAACATGTACGCGTCACAGGTTCGTTTaagttgtgtaaatatttttataaggCTTGTTGATATTGCGGTACAGTCACTTGTAATACATGTTTTTTCTTGTACGGGAAAATCTCTTTTAATCAACGCTGAATTAAAACACGAGGCCCTGGGGCTTCTATCTAAACATatgcggtaactcgtaagcgggcacgaggtgaatgaaacggaacacccgtgttgttcCAACTTTCTCTATACACGAGTCAAgtgtaaaaagttacattcaatttaaaCGTAATACTTATTACACTATACataaaatcacccacaaaggtaAATACGTGCTAGCTCACTAGCAAGATCtgaatgaggtgtataaaaaacacccgtgttataactactatcGTTGGCCAGCcatgcaaaaacaaataaattacattcattcacctctCTTTTTTAGCCGGTGGATTTTTACACGGAAGATGAGTTAGCCCCACTTTTTGAACGGCCAAAAGTTGACCCCTCTGCCCCAGGAGAATACGGAAAAGCTTACAAAGTGACGGACAACAGCGCAGAAGTAAAGAAACTGGTTAAAGAGGGCTGGGATAAACATGCGTTTAACCATTACGTGTGCCAGAAGATATCCCTGCATAGGAGTGTGGGAGATAAAAGAGACCAAGAGTAAGATATGTTACTTAATTTATCCAGTATTGAGTTATGTAGGatgggaaaatgggacacctttttattctattttctcgtcccaattggtagtaaacaaagaattataaatccctatctttacgacttcaatacaccgttgttaattgtttacccTATACTAAATTTTTACCAAGTtacttatgttttataaatctgcAGATGTAAAGTTCGAAAATGGCGTAAACCTTTACCCGACACGTCAGTTATTATAATATTCCATAACGAAGCATGGTGCGCCCTCTTGCGGACAGTTCACAGTGTGTTAGAAAACTCACCAAAAATTTTACTCAAAGAAATTATTCTGGTTGATGATGCTAGTACACTATGTAAGCAGTCGTcggttttaatatattttgtttttttattccattaaaTGACTCATTTAGCGAAAGCATAGTCATTAACAAAGCCAAGTTTTAGCTTTGCTCCTGTTCAACGTTTTATTATAACTAAATcgttcaaaaaaaattttttttaaatttttgtaaaccgcatatttttaatctttttttgttttacgaCTTTTGCTCCGAAATGTCTTCATTTAGTTTTGCACTGGTCATTTTCCATTTCCACATTTTTCAGCAAATTTGGGTAAAGAGTTAACTGACTACGTGGCAAAACTACAAATTGTAAAGATAATTCGTCTTCCCTCACGAGCTGGATTGATCCGCGCTCGCTTGGCAGGCGCGCAGGAGGCGCAGGGATCCGTGTTAACGTTTCTAGATTCCCACTGTGAGTATTTAATCGTATATACGTATATATGCACAATCATTTATAAATGCATAtacataaatgaataaatgtaacttgtgatTTACTATCTCGTGGCGGGCAaggacaatcgttataacacggatgatttgtttcatacacctctttcCCGCTCACGggttaacgactgtcgttttccggccacgccaggataatgcaagttacattcattcatacaagTATGCAAACACagttattatatatgtttgattgtaattttttgatgacgtcatccgTTCCAGGTGAATGCGCACCGCATTGGCTCGAACCCATGTTAGAACGAATAGCGGAAGACAACACTAGAGTCGTATGTCCCGTTATAGAAGTTATAGATGCCGACACCTTTGCCATGAGTCTGACAACTGCAAGGTATtgcattttattctatatgggcgagTCCTTGTTATGGTTCTATAGGATCTAAGCCAGatttggccaattaccccaacacccaggctgcctatacttttaaaaactgacagtattgtattctatatgagcGAGGTACTTGGGGTCCaagaatttaggccagatattgcccattaccccatcaACACCCAGTATGCTTATATATACGTCTGAAAACTTACGCTATTTGTTTGCTATTCTACACACGGGTGAGGTGTTACAGCGAGTTACGCTGATGGGACATCACATTAGGTTTaggcagagttggcccattaccccaacacccattttataaacGATTGGTACTATgatcttttaaatttattagaTGCATTTAAACTAAGCACCAATTTTGCAAACAAAATCTAATTTCGTTTTTATGTTTCTAGACCTCacttaaattaagtttaaacgcAGGTTTGTTCTTGCGTTGTTATATTACTTAATTACTTATGAAAGGAAACATGTTATTAGTCGGTGGTTTAGACATTAGATAATATTTAGATCCATTTAGTAAAATTAGATAGTTTGCTTTGATATCAAGCACTTTAGTTTATTAGTGAActaatgtaagttatttaccCTTGCGTGGCGGGATAGTGTTATAatgcgggtgttctgttttatacaccacgtgccagcttacgagttaccacgtatatgtaactttgtgggtgattacttttcTCGTTTTCTGTTACTTGTATTTTTCCGTCGTTCTGCGTAAAGTGGTATATTCCACATTTGAACCACTTCAAACCgctttaaaaatgaattagaTCAGTACAGACCGGTATTCTGTCCTGGAGCCTTGGATTTAATTGGGCCCCTAGAAAAATAAATCCCGGGCAGCCGATCAAAAACGACGAAGCTCTAACTTCGGCTACGATGGCTGGCGGTCTTTTCGCCATGAGCCGAAAATACTTTTACCACCTCGGGAGTTACGACAACGATATGTTAGTCTGGGGAGGGGAAAACATCGAAATGTCACTGCGTGTGAGTATTGTTGAATGTAAATGCCTATTCTgactttttaatttctttatcaaagtttttattttaagcgaAACAAATTTTAGTATCCTTTCgatttttggtattttttccTTAAATTCTGATGTAAAAATGCCGTATATATAACGTCATTAGATCTGGATGTGCGGGGGATCGCTTGAGATTCACCCATGTTCCCACGTGGGTCACGTGTTCAGAAA
Proteins encoded:
- the LOC100182541 gene encoding polypeptide N-acetylgalactosaminyltransferase 4 isoform X2, which produces MRAILRLIPRPYRTGLTRVIIALVICGVLYAMLSTKPSTVGKGKSDEHRFMFDYDVKDDVYYEPAENLNQAVPPAQHRGAEFEQPGGNFTKDNMYASQPVDFYTEDELAPLFERPKVDPSAPGEYGKAYKVTDNSAEVKKLVKEGWDKHAFNHYVCQKISLHRSVGDKRDQECKVRKWRKPLPDTSVIIIFHNEAWCALLRTVHSVLENSPKILLKEIILVDDASTLSNLGKELTDYVAKLQIVKIIRLPSRAGLIRARLAGAQEAQGSVLTFLDSHCECAPHWLEPMLERIAEDNTRVVCPVIEVIDADTFAMSLTTARSVQTGILSWSLGFNWAPRKINPGQPIKNDEALTSATMAGGLFAMSRKYFYHLGSYDNDMLVWGGENIEMSLRIWMCGGSLEIHPCSHVGHVFRKRAPYSHPGGSDVITHNNKRVAEVWLDEYKEQYYKRVPRARAVEAGDLTARIKLRHDLKCRNFQWYITNIYPALYATPKEDILKGGEWHNKDRDSKYCLDSANPDGKVGVKMTMYVCHGMGVNQDFDLTRNGEIRHSYSKELCLQPSGNSIVTYDCVFPKKAVPPEQKWLLTQDGHFRHLASMKCMAAVGNSVLLEECEDIPAQMWFVKSLHKT